TATATTGATGAATATCAATTTTTTCCTGCAGATTTTATTTCGGAAGGTGTAGACCAAACAAGAGGATGGTTTTTTACATTACATACTATTAGTTCATTATTATTTAATTCTATAGCATATAAAAATGTTATATCTACTGGTTTAGTATTAGATAAAAAAGGAAATAAAATGTCTAAAAGTAAAGGAAATTCTATCAATCCTTTTGAATTAATAGAAAATTATGGGGCTGATGCAATACGTTGGTATATGATATTTAATTCTGAACCTTGGGATAATTTAAAATTTGATATAAAAGGAATTGATACAGGAATTAATAAATTTTTTGGAACACTTTATAATGTTTATTCTTTTTTTGTTTTATATGCTAATATAGATGGATTTTCCTATAAAGAAAAAGACTGTTCTTTAAAAAATTACACTGAATTAGATTTTTGGTTACTTTCTGAATTAAATACAATGATTAAAAAAGTAGATGAATCTTATCAAGATTACAATCCTACTAAAGTTTCTCGTATTATTTCATACTTTGTATTAAACCAATTAAGTAATTGGTATATAAGACTATGTCGGAGAAGGTTTTGGAAAGAAAAATATACGAATAATAAAATTGTGGCATATCAATTACTTTACAAATGTTTAGTTATAATTTCTAAATTATTATCTCCTATCGCCCCATTTTTTTCAGAAAAATTATATATAGACCTAAACTCTATCACAAAAAAAGAACCTTTTGAAAGTATTCATTTTACCAATTTTCCGATCTATGATTTATCATTTATAAATAAAGAATTAGAAAAAAGAATGCTTTTAGTTCAAAGGATTACTACTATGAGTTTTTCTATAAGAAAAAAAAATGGAATAAAAATTCGTCAACCTTTGAAAAAATTACTCATTTTAATTCGTAATGAAGAAATACGTTTTGAATTGAAAAAAATATCTGAAATTCTTAAACAAGAAATAAATGTAAAAAGTATTGAATTTATGGAATCTTATAAAGATTTAGAATCAGTTAAACATATTCAACCAAACTATAAATCCATAGGTTCTAGATTTGGAAATAAAACTCCGATGATATCGGAAATAATCAAAAAATTTACTCAGGATAAGATTAAAGAAATCGAATATAAAAAAAAATATATTTTTTTTCTTCAAGGAGAAAAATTTATATTATTTTTAAAAGATGTCAAAATTACTACCGAATTTATTAAAAATTGGTCTGTCGTATTTGATAATGAACTTACAATAGCTTTAGATTTACATATTACGAATTCTCTTTGGGAAGAAGGTGTTATAAGAGAATTAATTAGATATATACAAGAATTAAGAAAAAAGTGTAACTACCATGTTATTGACAAAATATTTATATATATCAATTCTATTAAAAGAATACAAGCTATTATACAGAAAAATAAAAATGCTCTTTGTAAAGAGACTCTTGCAGTAGATATTTTTTTTAAAAAAAATATAGAAAAAAAAGGAATGAAAATCGATTTTGAAAAAAATACAATATATATACTCATTCAAAAAGTCGAAAATACATAAAAATGAAAGAGCAAGAAAAAAAAAGATATTCGATGGAAGAAAGAAAAGAATTTCGTAAACTAATACTTGAAAAACTAGAAAAGGTCAAAAAAGATTTATCAATTCTTAAAGAAAATTTTGATAATGATCAAAATAATGGTACAGATGATACTTATCCTACATTTAAAGCTTTTGAAGAAGGATCAGAAACACTTAGTAAAGAACAAAATGCTCAAATTTTGGAACATTTGAAAAAATTTATACGAAGTTTAAATTCTGCTTTGATTAGAGTTGAAAATAAAGATTACGGAATTTGTCGTATTACAAAAAAACTGATACCTAAAGCACGTCTTATGGCAGTCCCACATACTACTTTAAGTATTGAAGGGAAGAGACAGGTAGAAGATAAAAGAAAGTAAATTTTTAATTTTTTGAAAAAAATATTTTTAAGTATTTTTCCTATTCTGTTAATAGATCAGATTTTAAAAATTTATATCAAAACTCACTTTGAACTAGGAAAAGGAGTTCCTATATTTTCATTTTTTTGGATTTTTTTTGTGGAAAACCCTGGAATGGCTTATGGTATTTCTATTGCTCCTGGATATTTTGGAAAAATTCTTTTAAGTTTTTTTCGTTTTATTGTAGTTTTATTCATATTTTTTTTTCTTTATAAAAATGTAAAGAAGAAATATTCAAATTATTTAATTATTCCAACTATTTTTATCCTTTCAGGAGCTATCGGTAATCTTTTAGATAGTTGTTTATATGGATTATTATTTGATACAGGAACCATTTATAATCCAGAATCTCATCAATGGATTTCTTATTCTGGAATTTCAAATATAATATTTCCTTGGAATGGTGGTGATGGGTATTCATCCTTGATGAAAGGATGCGTAGTAGACATGTTTTATTTTCCTATTTTTGATATTTATATTCCGGATTGGGCCCCATTTTTTGGAGGATATAATTTTCAATTTTTTAAACCCGTTTTTAATTTTTCTGATTTTATAATATCTATTGGAATTATTTTATTGTTAATTTTTAAAAAAAAGATTAAACATGTAAAGATTTTTTGATAATTATAAAAATCTCCATAGATTTGTACATACCTGATTTTCATTATTGGTAGAAAATTGTTTTGAACAAAACCAAACAGCCGGTGTAGCTCAGATGGTAGAGCACGTGATTTGTAATCTCGGTGTCGTGGGTTCGAATCCCTCCTCCGGCTTTTTTTTTGGGGAGATACTCAAGTTCGGTTAACGAGGACAGACTGTAAATCTGTTGGCTATGCCTTCGCAGGTTCGAATCCTGCTCTCCCCATTTTTTTATATAGTAATCATATATATGAAAAGCGGAAGTAGCTCAGATGGTTAGAGCATCATCCTTCCAAGTTGAATGTCGCGGGTTCGAATCCCGTCTTCCGCTCTAATTATTATTATGGCCAATGTAGCTCAGAGGGAGAGCACTTCCTTGGTAAGGAAGAGGTCACGGGTTCAAATCCCGCCATTGGCTTTTTTTTGAATTTTTTGAAAATTATTAAAATTGTTAGAAATTATTATTTATCATGGCAAAAGAAAAATTTAAACGTGACAAACCACATTTAAATATAGGGACTACAGGTCACGTAGATCATGGAAAAACTACTTTAACAGCAGCCATTACAAAAGTATTGTCAAAAATGGGACTTGCAGAAGAAAAAAGTTTTGATGCAATTGATAATGCTCCAGAAGAGAAAGCTAGAGGAATAACTATCAATACTTCTCATGTAGAATATGAAACAAAAAAACGACATTATGCTCATGTAGATTGTCCTGGACATGCAGATTATGTTAAAAATATGATTACGGGGGCAGCTCAAATGGATGGGGCAATTTTAGTAGTTGCTGCAACTGATGGTCCTATGCCTCAAACAAGAGAACATATTTTATTAGCACGTCAAGTTGGTGTCCCTAAAATTATTGTCTTCATGAACAAAGTCGATCAAGTAGATGATCCAGAATTATTGGAATTAGTAGAAATGGAGATTCGTGAATTACTTTCCAAATATGAGTATGATGGAGAAAACATTCCTATTGTACAAGGATCAGCTTTAGGAGCTTTAAATGGAGAAGAAAAATGGATTAAAAAAATTCAAGAACTTATGAATATTTTGGATGAGTATATTCCAGAACCAGTTCGTGAAATGAATAAACCATTTTTAATGCCTATAGAAGATGTATTTACTATAACAGGAAGAGGGACAGTAGCTACAGGTCGGATTGAAACTGGAATTATAAATACAGGAGATTTAGTAGATATTATAGGATTTTGTAAAGAAAAATTATCATCTACAGTAACAGGAGTGGAAATGTTTCGTAAAATATTGGATAGTGGACAAGCAGGAGATAATGTAGGGTTATTATTACGTGGAATAGAAAAAAAAGATATTAAACGTGGAATGGTAATTGGAAAACCAGGATCTATTAAACCTCATCAAAAATTTAAAGCAGAAGTTTATATTCTTACAAAAGAAGAAGGAGGTAGGCATACTCCTTTTCATGATAAATATCGTCCACAATTTTATTTAAGAACAACTGATGTAACTGGAGAAATACATTTATTAGGAGGGATAGAAATGGTCATGCCAGGAGATAATATTTCTATGGAAGTAAGTTTACATCAACCAGTTGCTTTAAGTGAAAATTTACGTTTTGCTATTCGTGAAGGGGGTAAAACAGTTGGTGCTGGGCAAGTTATTAAACTTATGGATTAATCTTCAATAATAAAATAAAACGGATGTAGCTTAGCTGGTAGAGCATCGGTCTCCAAAACCGAAGGTCGTAAGTTCGATCCTTACCATCCGTGCGGAATCGTATAAATATTATCGTATATAATATGAAAAAGAAAAATTATTTTTTGGAAATTTACGATGAATTTTTTTATTGTATTACATGGCCTAAGTGGATAAATTTGCAATTTACTACATTAATAGTATCGTTTTTTTCTATATTTTTATCCATGTTTTTATATGGTGTAGATGGTCTATTTATTTTTGTTATTAAAAAATTGTTTTCTTTATAATAAAATATAAAAGTTAAATGAGTAATTTAGAAAGAAAATGGTATGTTTTAAAAACTATTAGTGGTCAAGAAAATAAGGTAAAATTGTATATTGAAAATGAAGTAATAAATAATGGATTTAAAGAATGTATAGGTCAGGTTTTAGTTCCTATTGAAAAAGTTATACAAATGAGAAGAGGAAAGAAAATTCACAGGGAAAAAGTTCATTATCCAGGATATGTCATGATCGAAACCAATCTTGAAGTAGAAGCTGTTCACGCGATTAAGAATGTTCCAGGTGTTATTAATTTTTTAAGTGATGGGAAAGGAGGCTCTGCTATTCCTATGCGAAAAGAAGAGGTAAATAAGATGTTGGGAAAAATGGATCAATTGTCCGAAAGATATGAAAATATTAGCATTTCATTTATAATTGGTGAAACTATAAAAGTAATAGATGGTCCTTTTAGTGGTTTTAATGGAACTATTGAAAAAATTAATGAAGAAAAACGAAAACTAGAATTAGCAGTTTTAATTTTTGGAAGAAAAACTCCTTTGGAATTAAATTTTACACAAATAGAAAAAATTTAGTTAAAAGTAAAAATGGGTAAAAAAATAGTTAAAAAAATAAAAATACAAAAAATCAATGGTGGAAATGCTAATCCATCACCACCTATTGGTCCTATTTTAGGAAGTTCTGGAGTAAATATAATGGAATTTTGTAAAAAATATAATTTAAAAACTAAGGAAAAAAAGGGGGAAATATGCCCAGTTATTATTACTATTTATGAGGATAAATCTTTTTCTTTTGTAATTAAAAAACCTCCAATATCTATTCAGTTACTCAATATCATTCAAGTAGAAAAAGGGTCTAAGGAACCAAATCGTTCTAAAATTGGAAAAATAAGTTTAAATCAAATTAAAATGATTGCAAAAAATAAAATGGAAGATTTGAATTGTTCTTCAATTGAATCTGCTATATCTATGGTATGTGGTACTGCACGTTCTCTAGGAATCGAAATTTATAAAAAATAAAAGTATATTCTTATTTTTTTTTATCATGTCAAAAAAATTAACTAAAAATAGAAAAAAAATTTTAGGAAAAATAGATAAGAATAATAAATATTCTTTAGAAGATGCTATTACTCTTATTAAAAAAATTTCTTTTTCTAAATTTGATGAATCGATAGATATTTCTATTCGTCTAGGGCTAGATTCACGTTTATCAAATCAAATAGTACGAGGTACTGTTCTATTACCACATGGTATAGGAAAAAATATTTGTGTTTTAGCTTTAGTAACTAAAGATAAAGAATTGGAAGCTAAAGAAGCTGGAGCAGATTATGTAGGATTAAAATATATAGACAAAATTAAGGATGGATGGATGGATATAGATGTAATAGTAGCTATTCCATCGGTTATGAATCAATTAGGAACTTTAGGAAAAATATTAGGTCCAAGAGGGTTAATGCCAAATCCTAAACTAGATACAGTATCTACCAATCCAGGAAAGTCTATTAAAGAAATTAAATCTGGAAGGATAACATTTAAATCAGATCGTTATGGTATTATTCATTCTTCTATTGGAAGGGTCTCTTTTTCTACTAAATACTTATTGAATAATTTAAAAATTTTTATAACCGAAGTTATCCGAAATAAACCATCTTCTTCGAAAGGATTTTATATAAAAAAAATTTATTTATCTACGACAATGAGTCCTAGTATCTCATTAGACTCAAAAAGTTTTTTAAAAAAATGAAGAAAGAAAAAAAAAGAAAAGAATTATTAAAATTAATTTCTATATTATCTGATAATGAAACGATATATTTAATTGATATTTCCGATTTAAATTCTAATCAAATTTCTATTCTTAGAAAGAATTTTAATAAATTTTATATTCAAATGAGAGTAGTAAAAAATACTTTATTGAAAAAAGCTTTAGAAAAAATTGAAAATAAACAATTAGATTCTTTTTTGCCTATTTTAAATGGGAATACTTCTATTTTATCATCTAATTTAGGAGGGTTACCATCAAAAATTATAAAAAACTTTCATTTTAAAGAAAAGATTGAAAAACCTTATTTAAAGGCTGCATATGTTGAAAAATCTTTTTATTTTGGAAATAAAGATTTGGATATATTAATTAATATTAAATCTAAAAACGATCTTATAATTGATATTTTGAATATGCTTCAATGTCCAATTAAAAAAATACTTTTTTCTTTAAAATTAGGTGAATATAAAATATTTAAAATGATAGAATCATTATCATCACGATGATAAT
The nucleotide sequence above comes from Blattabacterium clevelandi. Encoded proteins:
- a CDS encoding TraR/DksA family transcriptional regulator, with the protein product MKEQEKKRYSMEERKEFRKLILEKLEKVKKDLSILKENFDNDQNNGTDDTYPTFKAFEEGSETLSKEQNAQILEHLKKFIRSLNSALIRVENKDYGICRITKKLIPKARLMAVPHTTLSIEGKRQVEDKRK
- a CDS encoding lipoprotein signal peptidase; protein product: MKKIFLSIFPILLIDQILKIYIKTHFELGKGVPIFSFFWIFFVENPGMAYGISIAPGYFGKILLSFFRFIVVLFIFFFLYKNVKKKYSNYLIIPTIFILSGAIGNLLDSCLYGLLFDTGTIYNPESHQWISYSGISNIIFPWNGGDGYSSLMKGCVVDMFYFPIFDIYIPDWAPFFGGYNFQFFKPVFNFSDFIISIGIILLLIFKKKIKHVKIF
- the tuf gene encoding elongation factor Tu; this translates as MAKEKFKRDKPHLNIGTTGHVDHGKTTLTAAITKVLSKMGLAEEKSFDAIDNAPEEKARGITINTSHVEYETKKRHYAHVDCPGHADYVKNMITGAAQMDGAILVVAATDGPMPQTREHILLARQVGVPKIIVFMNKVDQVDDPELLELVEMEIRELLSKYEYDGENIPIVQGSALGALNGEEKWIKKIQELMNILDEYIPEPVREMNKPFLMPIEDVFTITGRGTVATGRIETGIINTGDLVDIIGFCKEKLSSTVTGVEMFRKILDSGQAGDNVGLLLRGIEKKDIKRGMVIGKPGSIKPHQKFKAEVYILTKEEGGRHTPFHDKYRPQFYLRTTDVTGEIHLLGGIEMVMPGDNISMEVSLHQPVALSENLRFAIREGGKTVGAGQVIKLMD
- the secE gene encoding preprotein translocase subunit SecE codes for the protein MKKKNYFLEIYDEFFYCITWPKWINLQFTTLIVSFFSIFLSMFLYGVDGLFIFVIKKLFSL
- the nusG gene encoding transcription termination/antitermination protein NusG, translated to MSNLERKWYVLKTISGQENKVKLYIENEVINNGFKECIGQVLVPIEKVIQMRRGKKIHREKVHYPGYVMIETNLEVEAVHAIKNVPGVINFLSDGKGGSAIPMRKEEVNKMLGKMDQLSERYENISISFIIGETIKVIDGPFSGFNGTIEKINEEKRKLELAVLIFGRKTPLELNFTQIEKI
- the rplK gene encoding 50S ribosomal protein L11 — translated: MGKKIVKKIKIQKINGGNANPSPPIGPILGSSGVNIMEFCKKYNLKTKEKKGEICPVIITIYEDKSFSFVIKKPPISIQLLNIIQVEKGSKEPNRSKIGKISLNQIKMIAKNKMEDLNCSSIESAISMVCGTARSLGIEIYKK
- the rplA gene encoding 50S ribosomal protein L1 encodes the protein MSKKLTKNRKKILGKIDKNNKYSLEDAITLIKKISFSKFDESIDISIRLGLDSRLSNQIVRGTVLLPHGIGKNICVLALVTKDKELEAKEAGADYVGLKYIDKIKDGWMDIDVIVAIPSVMNQLGTLGKILGPRGLMPNPKLDTVSTNPGKSIKEIKSGRITFKSDRYGIIHSSIGRVSFSTKYLLNNLKIFITEVIRNKPSSSKGFYIKKIYLSTTMSPSISLDSKSFLKK
- the rplJ gene encoding 50S ribosomal protein L10; translation: MKKEKKRKELLKLISILSDNETIYLIDISDLNSNQISILRKNFNKFYIQMRVVKNTLLKKALEKIENKQLDSFLPILNGNTSILSSNLGGLPSKIIKNFHFKEKIEKPYLKAAYVEKSFYFGNKDLDILINIKSKNDLIIDILNMLQCPIKKILFSLKLGEYKIFKMIESLSSR